From a single Nostoc sp. MS1 genomic region:
- a CDS encoding IS630 family transposase (programmed frameshift), producing the protein MGSRLRVFLTPKQDKILFNLRTADVPQKVKDRAEVIRLSAHGWYVEKIADHFDWTAQTVREVLHRWEKQGLEGLWEKAGRGGKSRWAEADMAFLEKCLEQEPRTYNSVQLAQKLEQERSVKLSPDWLRQVLKKGVIWKRTRKSHKGKQDKVLQQIKQADLEMLELSAAAGEIDLKYMDESGFCAWSEPSYSYYFRGQQKRLEQSKRRGRRLSIIGFLQPLISFVYGLVIGGVSRKSYIQMMELEALEAQKAGRIRVIVQDNGPIHRCKEVQQLWTKWEEMGLYIFFLPKYCSEMNPIELEWQHLKKNELASQSFEDELDLAYAVIDGVQNRGEKGNYSTQRVKFNSYSSA; encoded by the exons ATGGGCAGCCGTTTAAGGGTATTTCTGACTCCTAAGCAAGATAAAATTTTGTTCAACCTGAGAACGGCAGATGTACCCCAGAAAGTGAAAGACCGAGCCGAAGTGATCAGATTAAGCGCACATGGTTGGTACGTAGAGAAGATAGCAGATCACTTTGACTGGACTGCCCAAACAGTAAGAGAAGTTTTGCATAGATGGGAAAAACAAGGTCTAGAAGGACTGTGGGAGAAAGCAGGGCGGGGAGGAAAATCAAGGTGGGCAGAAGCTGACATGGCGTTCTTAGAAAAATGCTTGGAGCAAGAACCACGTACATATAATAGTGTTCAATTAGCCCAAAAATTAGAGCAAGAACGCTCCGTGAAATTGAGTCCTGACTGGTTAAGGCAGGTACTC AAAAAGGGGGTCATTTGGAAGCGAACTAGAAAAAGCCACAAAGGAAAGCAAGACAAAGTATTGCAGCAAATCAAACAGGCAGACTTAGAGATGTTGGAATTATCTGCTGCTGCTGGAGAAATCGATTTAAAGTATATGGATGAATCAGGGTTTTGTGCCTGGAGTGAACCCAGTTACAGTTACTACTTCCGAGGTCAGCAAAAACGCCTGGAGCAGAGTAAGCGTCGGGGTCGAAGGTTAAGTATTATTGGGTTTCTTCAACCCCTAATTAGTTTTGTGTACGGTCTAGTGATTGGTGGCGTTTCACGCAAATCCTATATTCAAATGATGGAGCTTGAAGCACTTGAAGCCCAAAAAGCAGGTCGTATCAGAGTCATCGTTCAGGACAACGGCCCGATACATCGGTGCAAAGAAGTTCAGCAATTATGGACAAAGTGGGAAGAGATGGGTTTGTACATCTTCTTTTTACCTAAATATTGCTCAGAGATGAATCCAATTGAATTGGAGTGGCAACACCTGAAAAAAAATGAACTAGCTTCTCAAAGTTTTGAGGATGAATTAGACCTTGCCTATGCTGTCATTGATGGAGTTCAAAATAGAGGAGAAAAGGGAAACTACAGTACGCAACGTGTAAAATTTAACTCTTATTCTTCTGCTTAA
- a CDS encoding PAS domain-containing sensor histidine kinase: protein MIIYQDNLFAGRSKGHRVDEIVKVQEQQVINRLQATESQYQAVLNAIPDSIFRLTRDGNFLSLNREAADMVGSEETLIGKNLRNVLPTDVATMIAGIVLKTLDTGNLQVCEYQLSTPLGMRDYEARLVVSGVDEVVAIVRDITERKQTEITLHNLAQKFSTAFNCSPDPISISTLKEGRYIEVNDSFVKLSGYARDEVIERTAFELNIWVNKSDRTKLLHELQTQGVVRNTETLFRCKSGKILTVQVSAEVIELDGIPHLLVITHDVTEHKQTEIKLLQTAQKQAQLYEKLADLNANLEHQVEERTAQLQQKIAELAQMQRVKDVVLHTVAHDLRTFVIGNLMVLENMGEKSSLAPNTQSLISVPRSILDRMIQANNRQLAMLDSLLDIHSCQEQRLNLNQELVPFGEFLEQIITKLQPILSENQSTITNLLPPDLPLVMADKTRLEKVLLNLLTYSLQHNPPGLNFTINAIVEDGMIRTYIQDNGVTMSKAECDRLFDLQIRDPQAPCSTAICLKMYLCKQIIQAHGGQIGATHHPQQGLTFWFTLPLQ from the coding sequence ATGATTATTTATCAAGATAATTTATTCGCTGGGAGATCCAAAGGACATAGAGTGGATGAAATCGTCAAAGTACAAGAGCAACAAGTTATAAATCGCCTACAAGCTACTGAATCACAGTATCAAGCTGTTTTGAATGCTATTCCTGACTCTATATTTCGCCTCACTCGTGACGGGAATTTTCTTTCCTTGAACAGAGAAGCCGCAGATATGGTTGGTTCTGAGGAAACATTAATTGGTAAAAATCTACGCAATGTATTACCAACAGATGTCGCCACGATGATTGCTGGAATCGTTCTCAAAACATTGGATACAGGAAATTTACAAGTTTGCGAATATCAGTTGTCAACACCATTAGGAATGCGCGATTATGAAGCGCGTTTGGTAGTTAGTGGTGTGGATGAAGTTGTAGCTATTGTCCGAGACATTACAGAACGGAAACAAACTGAAATTACTTTGCATAACCTAGCACAAAAGTTTTCCACAGCTTTTAATTGCAGTCCCGATCCCATCAGCATCAGTACACTCAAAGAGGGACGCTACATCGAAGTTAATGATAGTTTCGTTAAACTCTCTGGGTATGCACGGGATGAAGTGATTGAGCGTACTGCTTTTGAATTAAATATTTGGGTTAATAAGAGCGATCGCACTAAATTATTGCACGAATTACAGACACAAGGTGTAGTTCGCAATACAGAAACATTATTTCGTTGCAAGTCAGGTAAGATACTCACGGTGCAGGTTTCCGCCGAAGTGATTGAATTAGATGGTATTCCTCACCTTTTGGTTATCACTCACGATGTTACCGAACACAAACAGACAGAAATTAAATTACTTCAGACAGCACAGAAGCAAGCCCAACTTTACGAAAAACTGGCTGATTTAAACGCAAATCTAGAACATCAGGTAGAAGAACGCACTGCTCAATTACAACAGAAAATTGCGGAACTAGCACAAATGCAACGGGTAAAGGACGTTGTACTGCACACTGTCGCCCATGATTTACGGACTTTTGTAATTGGTAATTTGATGGTGTTAGAAAATATGGGAGAAAAATCTTCTCTAGCACCCAATACCCAATCTCTAATTTCTGTTCCTCGCTCAATTCTTGATCGCATGATTCAAGCTAACAATCGGCAATTAGCGATGCTAGATTCCTTGTTGGATATTCATTCATGTCAGGAACAAAGATTAAACCTAAATCAAGAACTAGTTCCTTTTGGTGAATTCTTAGAGCAGATTATCACAAAATTACAACCAATTTTAAGCGAAAATCAGTCCACTATCACAAACTTGCTACCACCAGATTTACCTCTAGTAATGGCTGATAAGACGCGATTAGAGAAAGTATTGCTTAATTTATTAACTTATAGTTTACAGCACAATCCTCCAGGGTTAAATTTTACCATCAATGCCATAGTAGAAGATGGGATGATTCGGACATATATTCAAGATAACGGTGTAACAATGAGTAAAGCAGAGTGCGATCGCCTTTTTGATTTACAGATCCGCGATCCTCAAGCTCCTTGTTCAACCGCAATTTGCTTAAAAATGTATCTGTGTAAGCAAATCATTCAAGCACACGGTGGACAAATTGGCGCTACCCATCATCCCCAGCAAGGATTAACCTTTTGGTTTACATTACCATTACAGTAG
- a CDS encoding L-histidine N(alpha)-methyltransferase, producing MAQNLPSSSSFQSSKKNLDIYIANAIPEFYTVFSKVEILDIIHAIEAQREIPLKYSYKGGGASIWDKFYLKYIVPTWYRTSNIEIELLKDNFVYLNGSHKKSERLNIIDVGCGNSYPAKAFLANLIKLGRLNKYIATDISEELLNVSSKNMEKWFPQLAFASYRLDIENCSIPKSILKDKSENTANIFLHLGVTIANHSNRSKAFKNLRDSMEENDLLVFTNEIGSNSQWDGIARGGCKYHVDQIYKWLKINLGLKQEDCELIRKYDSVTDSIVANIKFLLPCNINFSYLEINKSIAITAGEEITIWRHHKFTIPELIQEIEQAGLKLVHYSTNKYSSHLMVICEVGSH from the coding sequence ATGGCTCAAAATTTACCTAGCAGTTCCAGCTTTCAATCTTCAAAGAAAAATTTAGATATTTATATAGCCAATGCTATTCCTGAGTTCTACACTGTTTTCTCGAAAGTAGAAATTTTAGATATAATTCACGCCATAGAAGCTCAACGAGAAATTCCCCTAAAATACTCTTATAAAGGTGGTGGTGCTAGTATTTGGGATAAGTTTTATCTTAAATATATTGTTCCTACATGGTATCGAACTTCAAACATAGAGATTGAGTTATTAAAAGATAATTTTGTCTATCTTAATGGCAGTCATAAAAAAAGCGAACGACTTAATATTATAGATGTAGGATGTGGTAATTCCTATCCGGCAAAAGCATTTCTTGCCAACTTAATCAAATTGGGCAGACTTAATAAATATATTGCCACAGATATTAGTGAAGAGTTACTCAATGTATCTAGTAAAAATATGGAAAAATGGTTTCCTCAACTTGCTTTTGCTAGTTACAGATTAGATATAGAGAATTGCAGCATACCTAAAAGTATTTTAAAAGATAAATCGGAAAATACAGCCAATATATTTTTACACTTAGGTGTAACGATCGCTAATCACTCAAACAGAAGTAAAGCGTTCAAAAACTTGAGAGACAGCATGGAGGAAAATGACTTACTAGTCTTCACCAATGAGATTGGTTCTAATTCTCAATGGGATGGTATAGCCAGAGGTGGTTGTAAGTATCATGTAGACCAAATTTATAAATGGCTGAAAATTAATCTTGGTTTAAAGCAAGAAGATTGTGAACTGATCAGAAAGTATGATTCAGTAACGGATAGTATAGTCGCCAATATAAAATTTCTTCTTCCATGCAATATAAACTTCAGTTATTTAGAAATAAATAAAAGTATTGCAATCACTGCGGGAGAGGAAATTACTATTTGGAGACATCATAAATTTACAATTCCCGAACTCATTCAAGAAATAGAACAAGCTGGACTAAAGCTTGTACATTACAGCACTAATAAATATTCATCTCATCTTATGGTAATTTGTGAAGTTGGGAGCCATTAG
- a CDS encoding cation:proton antiporter subunit C: protein MLEACILATILCGFFGIILKKNLVMKIVSMDVMSTGVIAYYVMIASRNGLVTPISSQVKNAAYADPVPQAVILTAIVIGFSIQALMLVGVMKLSRDNPTLESSEIEKNNTP from the coding sequence GTGTTAGAAGCGTGCATATTAGCGACAATATTGTGCGGATTTTTTGGCATCATCTTGAAAAAGAACCTCGTCATGAAAATCGTCTCTATGGATGTGATGAGTACGGGGGTTATAGCTTATTACGTAATGATTGCATCACGTAATGGCTTGGTCACACCAATTAGTTCCCAGGTCAAAAATGCCGCTTACGCTGATCCGGTTCCCCAAGCGGTGATATTAACGGCAATTGTCATCGGATTTTCGATTCAGGCTTTAATGCTGGTCGGTGTGATGAAACTATCACGAGATAATCCGACCTTGGAAAGTAGCGAAATCGAGAAGAATAATACGCCATGA
- a CDS encoding cation:proton antiporter, which yields MNNITIAWIALPFFLGFVIYLLPRIDKYIALCVSLASVGYAALLFPYQSPLTLKLLDNFGVVLTLDQLSSYFILTNGLVTAAVILYCWYSDKSAFFYGQTIILHGSINAAFASSDLISLYVALEVSGIAAFLLIAYPRTDSSIWVALRYLFISNVAMLFYLVGAALVYQAHHSFSFEGLRVAPPEALALIFVGLLTKGGIFVSGLWLPLTHSESETPVSAMLSGVVVKAGVYPLVRCALMVPEIDPIVRTFGVGTALLGVFYAVFEKDTKRMLAFHTVSQLGFILAAPVVGGFYALTHGLVKSALFLIAGTLPSRNFKELQNQPIGTSVWIALVIASFSISGFPLLSGFGAKVLTTKNLLPWQAIAMNIAALGTAISFAKFIFLPRGGETKVKPGFWAAVSVLIAGLFIANVVYYEAYTNENIIKPLITIALGWVAYLLIFKRTIIKLPRVLEQFDHLIGVMSLILVLLFWKGLAWLGI from the coding sequence ATGAATAATATTACGATCGCCTGGATTGCACTACCGTTTTTTTTAGGGTTCGTCATCTATTTACTGCCCAGAATTGACAAATACATAGCTTTGTGCGTGAGTTTGGCTTCGGTTGGCTATGCGGCACTGTTATTTCCATACCAATCACCACTGACACTAAAGTTACTGGATAATTTCGGCGTTGTCCTTACACTCGACCAGTTGAGCAGTTACTTTATCTTGACTAATGGATTAGTCACTGCGGCAGTTATCCTCTACTGTTGGTATAGCGATAAATCAGCTTTTTTTTACGGTCAGACGATTATTTTGCATGGCAGTATTAATGCCGCCTTTGCTAGTTCGGACTTAATTAGTTTATATGTAGCCTTAGAAGTAAGTGGAATAGCTGCGTTTCTCCTAATTGCCTATCCTCGGACTGACAGCTCGATTTGGGTAGCCTTACGCTATTTGTTTATTAGCAACGTGGCAATGCTGTTTTATCTGGTGGGTGCAGCATTAGTTTATCAAGCCCATCATTCCTTTAGTTTTGAAGGTTTGCGCGTTGCACCGCCAGAAGCCCTCGCCTTGATTTTTGTCGGACTATTGACAAAAGGCGGAATTTTTGTATCAGGTTTATGGTTGCCCTTGACCCACTCCGAATCAGAAACACCAGTGTCGGCTATGCTGTCGGGAGTCGTGGTGAAGGCTGGTGTTTATCCCTTAGTACGGTGTGCGCTAATGGTTCCAGAAATTGACCCGATAGTGAGAACCTTCGGCGTTGGCACAGCGCTTTTAGGAGTGTTTTATGCAGTCTTTGAAAAAGATACTAAGCGGATGCTGGCGTTTCACACAGTTTCCCAGTTAGGGTTTATCCTTGCTGCACCAGTGGTTGGTGGTTTTTATGCCCTAACTCACGGATTAGTCAAATCCGCATTGTTTCTAATAGCAGGTACTTTACCCAGTCGCAACTTCAAAGAACTGCAAAACCAACCAATTGGCACATCAGTTTGGATTGCCTTAGTGATAGCCAGCTTCTCAATTTCCGGCTTCCCCTTATTGTCCGGCTTTGGGGCGAAAGTGTTAACAACAAAGAACCTGCTACCTTGGCAAGCGATCGCTATGAATATTGCCGCCTTGGGAACAGCAATATCCTTTGCCAAATTCATCTTCCTACCCCGTGGAGGAGAAACAAAAGTCAAGCCTGGATTTTGGGCGGCAGTAAGTGTGTTAATTGCTGGGTTGTTTATCGCCAATGTGGTGTATTACGAAGCTTACACCAACGAAAACATTATCAAACCCTTGATAACCATTGCTCTAGGATGGGTAGCATACTTGCTAATTTTTAAACGCACAATTATTAAGCTACCCCGTGTCCTTGAGCAATTTGACCATTTAATTGGTGTGATGAGTTTGATTTTAGTCCTACTGTTCTGGAAGGGGTTAGCATGGTTGGGCATCTAA
- a CDS encoding Na+/H+ antiporter subunit E: MVGHLNLILRLSIWFLLTADFSPANIIIGIAIALLLPGRPRTPESLKDWLRVLWETIVAIPQAYIEAFEIIFRPHQHEEITLEQVKPGRTPGLIFLDIFVITFTPKTVVVRYRDDGVYEVHRVRRTRPERRNLTE; encoded by the coding sequence ATGGTTGGGCATCTAAATTTAATTTTACGGCTGAGTATTTGGTTTTTGCTTACTGCCGATTTCAGTCCGGCAAACATCATCATTGGGATTGCGATCGCCCTCCTCTTACCCGGTCGTCCCAGAACACCAGAATCATTAAAAGACTGGCTCCGTGTACTGTGGGAGACGATAGTAGCAATTCCCCAAGCATATATAGAAGCATTTGAAATCATCTTCCGCCCACATCAGCACGAAGAAATAACCTTAGAACAAGTCAAACCCGGACGTACACCCGGTTTGATATTTCTAGACATATTCGTCATTACCTTTACACCAAAAACAGTTGTCGTCAGATACCGCGATGATGGTGTGTATGAAGTACACCGAGTGCGACGCACAAGACCAGAGCGACGTAACCTGACAGAATAA
- a CDS encoding monovalent cation/H(+) antiporter subunit G — protein sequence MIDLLSYTCICVGIFFWFWGTFPLLGQRSLLFKLHTLTVADTLGSMSIMFGLLLKIPSKWPLLTLAIICLAMWNTMLGYVLAYCSSREGSYERE from the coding sequence ATGATCGACCTTTTAAGCTATACCTGTATCTGCGTAGGCATCTTCTTCTGGTTTTGGGGAACCTTTCCCTTACTTGGACAGCGATCGCTATTATTCAAACTTCATACTCTCACAGTTGCCGATACTCTTGGCTCAATGAGTATTATGTTCGGGTTACTCCTGAAAATACCCAGCAAATGGCCGCTCCTCACCCTCGCTATCATCTGTTTAGCGATGTGGAACACGATGTTGGGGTATGTGTTGGCTTACTGTTCCAGTCGTGAGGGTAGTTATGAACGCGAATGA
- a CDS encoding DUF4040 domain-containing protein: MNANDTYIYAITALLPLTACMVVTQVNPYNALVIRGILGAMAAMLYAILGAPDVALTEALVGTMLAITLYAVAVRSSLVMRLGVLKDELPQADDNSPQISPFQQLLNDIGQIFRKRQMRLEVVPYPDTEALHQALIDKEVHATCVSPEQVDPDKATTEDEKSYHTAIRVKRIYEIMQTELASPSTTLTYVSTPDSGEKQT; this comes from the coding sequence ATGAACGCGAATGACACTTATATCTATGCCATCACAGCTTTGCTACCCCTAACTGCTTGTATGGTCGTTACTCAAGTAAATCCCTACAATGCCTTAGTCATCCGTGGCATATTGGGCGCAATGGCGGCAATGCTATATGCCATTTTAGGAGCGCCAGATGTTGCTTTGACCGAGGCCTTAGTTGGTACAATGCTAGCAATTACCCTTTATGCAGTTGCAGTGCGCTCATCTTTGGTGATGCGTCTTGGTGTCCTGAAAGATGAGTTACCCCAAGCAGATGACAACTCACCGCAGATCAGCCCTTTTCAGCAATTGCTCAATGACATAGGTCAAATTTTTCGTAAACGTCAAATGCGTCTGGAAGTTGTTCCATATCCAGATACTGAAGCTTTGCACCAAGCATTGATTGATAAAGAAGTTCATGCAACTTGTGTCTCACCAGAACAGGTTGATCCAGACAAAGCCACAACTGAGGATGAAAAGTCCTATCACACCGCCATCAGGGTGAAACGTATTTACGAAATTATGCAAACCGAACTGGCATCACCATCAACAACCCTTACCTATGTAAGTACACCAGATTCAGGGGAAAAGCAGACATGA
- a CDS encoding Na(+)/H(+) antiporter subunit B: MKWVYIVAGIALFFKMLALPNFVQDSHEFSIVETLVKEGGIPNAVTVVILRNRLYDTIYEVVVFTIAIMGAYFLLANEKPSSTIYRFTDQTSIVLARLGATIAAMVGIELAIRGHLSPGGGFAAGVAGGTAIGLIAITSSPEWMQGIYQRWQAATWEKVSVLVFIVLAAITLAGIELPHGEMGALISGGVIPLLNILVAVKVALGSWAVILIFIRYRGLL; the protein is encoded by the coding sequence ATGAAATGGGTCTATATTGTTGCTGGCATAGCACTGTTCTTCAAAATGCTGGCTTTGCCGAATTTCGTACAAGACTCACATGAGTTCTCTATCGTAGAAACCCTTGTGAAAGAGGGTGGTATACCCAATGCAGTAACAGTGGTCATCCTCAGAAATCGCCTGTATGACACTATTTACGAAGTTGTAGTATTTACGATCGCCATCATGGGAGCTTACTTTCTCCTGGCGAATGAAAAACCCTCCAGCACAATTTATCGTTTTACAGATCAAACATCGATTGTGCTGGCGCGATTGGGTGCGACTATTGCCGCAATGGTAGGTATTGAACTAGCTATTCGTGGACATCTCAGCCCTGGTGGTGGTTTTGCCGCCGGGGTGGCTGGTGGAACTGCGATCGGATTGATTGCAATTACCTCATCACCAGAATGGATGCAAGGTATCTACCAACGTTGGCAGGCTGCTACATGGGAGAAAGTTTCGGTTCTAGTTTTCATTGTCCTGGCTGCCATCACCCTGGCAGGAATAGAATTACCGCATGGAGAAATGGGCGCACTGATTAGTGGGGGAGTTATTCCCTTGCTCAATATCCTAGTTGCAGTCAAAGTTGCTTTGGGATCTTGGGCAGTAATTTTGATTTTTATTCGTTATCGCGGATTGTTGTAA
- a CDS encoding CopG family transcriptional regulator: MNKKWAVKRMTINLTSGEAERLEKYCELTGRPATDVIRELIRSLAVETT, translated from the coding sequence GTGAATAAAAAATGGGCTGTCAAACGGATGACTATCAACCTCACATCAGGGGAGGCAGAAAGGCTGGAAAAATATTGTGAACTAACGGGAAGACCAGCCACCGATGTAATTCGAGAGTTAATTCGCTCTCTAGCGGTTGAGACAACATAA
- a CDS encoding Precorrin-3B methylase encodes MKKQDNPLSGDDLIKEVCRRIRVARSYWDAHNNAACRGERERALALYNTLTKEQKQQIPDVLRVWLRYRSEKYFGAHRTPPKSPRKSK; translated from the coding sequence ATGAAAAAGCAAGACAATCCACTTAGTGGAGATGATTTAATCAAAGAGGTATGCCGCCGAATCAGAGTAGCCCGTAGTTATTGGGATGCTCATAATAATGCTGCCTGTAGGGGTGAACGTGAAAGGGCATTAGCTCTTTACAATACGCTAACAAAAGAGCAAAAACAACAGATTCCCGACGTGTTGCGGGTGTGGCTGCGTTATCGTAGTGAAAAATACTTTGGCGCACATCGAACTCCACCCAAATCGCCACGAAAATCGAAATAG